The following proteins come from a genomic window of Diorhabda sublineata isolate icDioSubl1.1 chromosome 7, icDioSubl1.1, whole genome shotgun sequence:
- the LOC130446675 gene encoding uncharacterized protein LOC130446675: MWFETQNCAMMGLQTTTGVAAGGGGSGCKRKLEAATAPADSSTPPAKTGRWEADDCIARLQAVAVPTADAWRTPTPSLAASLLTTSSTGVEAVTTTLDDDFDDEEFDDELSDDEKCGSSNAVPEPARFSPYQYSRFQTQTDYWQYYQPPQQQTIRCEENGKSYLELGASPPARTRCCDGRTRWCHVPCYRQRRLAVLNLSMCKLARYRQCSDPSLRRSVLICNTLRRLEREMESEPPEPSYPSLPALSPINIQETNYEQSLRDMNCSGRATPFPSNPPDTDSGLGDDETTRPINWGSVLSLTSQTDLESLNNNELYAELGLTNSENSEWKESVRTETEWDGFMHVLVGST, encoded by the exons aacTGTGCCATGATGGGTTTGCAGACAACGACAGGAGTAGCAGCAGGCGGTGGAGGATCGGGATGTAAGAGAAAATTAGAGGCAGCAACCGCTCCGGCGGACTCGTCGACGCCTCCGGCAAAGACAGGACGTTGGGAAGCGGACGATTGTATAGCACGTCTCCAAGCTGTGGCGGTCCCTACAGCGGACGCTTGGAGGACACCGACGCCTTCGTTAGCCGCCTCCCTACTCACTACTTCATCGACTGGCGTGGAAGCCGTCACTACGACGCTAGACGACGACTTTGACGACGAGGAATTCGACGATGAATTATCGGACGATGAAAAATGTGGAAGTAGCAATGCCGTGCCTGAACCAGCCAGATTTAGCCCGTACCAGTATAGTAG GTTTCAAACCCAAACAGACTACTGGCAGTACTACCAACCTCCACAACAACAAACAATAAGGTGCGAAGAAAACGGCAAAAGTTATCTTGAGTTAGGTGCTTCTCCTCCGGCTAGGACGCGTTGTTGTGACGGTAGGACGAGGTGGTGTCACGTACCATGTTATCGACAAAGACGTTTAGCAGTTTTAAATCTTTCAATGTGCAAATTAGCCAGGTATAGACAATGTTCGGATCCGTCTCTGCGTAGATCGGTACTTATATGTAACACCTTGAGGAGATTGGAAAGAGAAATGGAGTCTGAACCGCCGGAACCTAGTTATCCATCGTTACCAGCTCTATCTCCTATCAATATACAGGAAACAAATTACGAACAAAGTCTTAGAGACATGAACTGTTCGGGAAGAGCGACTCCATTCCCATCTAACCCGCCAGATACAGATTCTGGTTTAGGAGATGACGAAACAACGAGACCGATCAATTGGGGATCCGTTTTGAGTCTAACAAGTCAAACCGACTTGGAATCGCTCAACAACAATGAACTTTATGCAGAACTCGGACTTACCAATAGTGAAAATAGTGAATGGAAAGAAAGTGTACGGACTGAGACCGAATGGGACGGATTTATGCATGTTTTAGTTGGAAGTACGTAG